A single region of the Actinomycetota bacterium genome encodes:
- a CDS encoding type II toxin-antitoxin system VapC family toxin: MSASGLPLFVVDSSVAYKWFNNEGESHVEQALDLLSAHCQGDLLLAAPAHLQAEVIDGLRYAKLDAEYLRRAPETLFGAEILTVPLDAELMSTALDLALAYDLTIHDALFPALAVRLGCELVTADRAQARVTECPVRLLA; the protein is encoded by the coding sequence GTGAGCGCCTCCGGCCTCCCCCTCTTCGTGGTCGACAGCTCGGTGGCCTACAAGTGGTTCAACAACGAGGGTGAGTCGCATGTCGAGCAGGCACTCGACCTGCTTTCCGCCCATTGCCAAGGAGACCTCCTTCTGGCCGCTCCCGCGCACCTGCAGGCGGAGGTGATCGACGGGCTGCGATACGCGAAGCTCGATGCCGAGTATCTCCGTCGCGCGCCCGAAACGCTCTTCGGCGCCGAGATCCTCACGGTCCCGCTTGACGCGGAACTCATGAGCACCGCACTCGACCTCGCGCTCGCCTACGACCTCACGATCCACGATGCGCTCTTCCCGGCGCTCGCGGTCCGGCTGGGGTGCGAACTCGTGACAGCCGACCGTGCTCAGGCGCGCGTGACCGAGTGCCCGGTGCGGCTGCTCGCGTAG
- a CDS encoding ribbon-helix-helix domain-containing protein: MAKTTISVPDALLQEIDRRAAETGTTRSGFIQEAAARYVAELDAEQARAERAERIGKAIEGMREVAKHMPKGTDGTAIIRHFRDMPEPWLPPRDEADE, encoded by the coding sequence ATGGCCAAGACCACGATATCCGTGCCCGACGCGCTGCTCCAAGAAATCGACCGCAGAGCGGCCGAGACCGGCACCACCCGGAGCGGCTTCATCCAGGAAGCGGCCGCCCGCTACGTGGCCGAACTCGATGCCGAACAAGCACGCGCCGAGCGGGCGGAGCGCATCGGCAAGGCGATCGAGGGTATGCGAGAAGTCGCCAAACACATGCCCAAAGGCACGGATGGAACCGCGATCATCCGGCACTTCCGAGACATGCCCGAGCCGTGGCTCCCACCCCGCGACGAGGCCGACGAGTGA
- a CDS encoding META domain-containing protein has product MKANIRLPLLAALLLLAAVVLGGCSTSADPTVVQGTWVLESFGGTAELVSADPAVTTELTLKAGEATGNGGVNSFSGTYEVKDNGIDFGAIAATAMAGPPAAMDQEAKFLKALDDTRHFEINEDKLVLSDLGNNTVVVMVPR; this is encoded by the coding sequence ATGAAGGCGAACATACGACTGCCGTTGCTTGCGGCGCTGCTGCTGCTGGCGGCCGTCGTCCTTGGCGGGTGCTCGACGTCCGCCGATCCGACCGTAGTCCAGGGCACGTGGGTTCTCGAGTCCTTCGGGGGGACGGCCGAACTCGTGTCTGCGGACCCGGCAGTCACGACCGAGCTCACGCTGAAGGCGGGCGAGGCCACGGGCAACGGGGGCGTCAACTCGTTCAGTGGGACCTACGAGGTCAAGGACAACGGCATCGATTTCGGCGCGATCGCGGCCACGGCGATGGCCGGTCCTCCGGCAGCCATGGATCAGGAAGCCAAGTTCCTGAAGGCGCTCGATGACACCAGGCACTTCGAGATCAACGAGGACAAGCTCGTGCTCAGCGACCTCGGCAACAACACGGTCGTGGTGATGGTGCCCAGGTAG
- a CDS encoding trimeric intracellular cation channel family protein produces the protein MFESLFATASVAASAAAAVAPSVEATGLASIITTVVPSVIASALPSALTTTTPVTAMIVRVPVAYELTAAFVGGLSGAVHADERRMDLTGILILAIVNALGGGMLRDVLLQNHGIAAFLHPRLLGVALLAAAFGFFFTSAYRSMHRPFLYLDAVSLGLFAVVGADKALSAGLTVIPAVLLGVITSVGGGMIRDVLCSETPQVMRPGTLSATAAILGSSLYVFLVSWMNIVKPVALIVTVAVTVTIRLLAIKRGWQAPMAVHLKPTSGRGWRFVRKEEPCAESAPAGGDAQQDPEQPNDGEPTPPA, from the coding sequence ATGTTCGAATCACTCTTCGCAACAGCCTCCGTCGCGGCCAGCGCAGCTGCGGCTGTCGCGCCATCGGTCGAAGCCACCGGGCTGGCGAGCATCATCACTACCGTCGTGCCGAGCGTGATCGCGAGCGCCCTGCCCTCGGCGCTCACCACCACCACGCCCGTCACTGCCATGATCGTGAGGGTGCCGGTCGCCTACGAGCTCACCGCGGCATTCGTCGGTGGTCTCTCGGGCGCCGTCCACGCCGACGAGCGTCGCATGGACCTCACCGGCATCCTCATCCTCGCAATCGTGAACGCGCTCGGCGGCGGCATGCTGCGCGACGTGCTGCTCCAGAACCACGGCATCGCGGCATTCCTGCACCCCCGGCTCCTTGGCGTGGCGCTTCTTGCTGCCGCGTTCGGCTTCTTCTTCACCTCGGCGTACCGGAGCATGCACCGGCCGTTCCTGTACCTGGACGCGGTGTCGCTCGGGCTCTTCGCCGTCGTAGGTGCGGACAAGGCCCTTAGCGCAGGGCTCACCGTGATCCCGGCGGTGCTCCTTGGCGTGATCACGAGCGTGGGCGGCGGCATGATCCGCGATGTGCTCTGCAGCGAGACGCCGCAGGTCATGCGGCCGGGCACGCTGTCGGCCACGGCGGCTATCCTTGGCTCGTCGCTCTACGTGTTCCTCGTGAGCTGGATGAACATCGTCAAGCCTGTCGCGCTCATCGTGACTGTGGCCGTAACGGTCACCATCCGTCTCCTTGCGATCAAGCGCGGATGGCAGGCGCCCATGGCCGTGCATCTCAAGCCCACGTCGGGACGCGGGTGGCGATTCGTGCGCAAGGAGGAGCCGTGTGCGGAGAGTGCGCCGGCTGGCGGCGATGCGCAGCAGGACCCCGAGCAGCCGAACGACGGCGAGCCTACTCCGCCAGCGTGA
- a CDS encoding M28 family peptidase — MDRIRRASVLLVALVLAMTVAVAPSLALSAPAGADAYAYIEQLAVMSRVAGAASELGAAGMIEGWFQDAGYSTGMQPFTYVRHGKTRYSQNVVAYLPATDGDPDAPLVIVGAHYDSAVAGNGADDNGSGVGCMVEIAEEVASYERDYDIVFVAFGAEEVGLEGSFYYVSQMSSADRDRTIAMINFDSLIVGDKLYIHAGFNNKTGPRDAMLEIIDDLGLPIEVQPGLNEHYPTGLTPDWFSDYTAFNRAGIPIVAFESTNWEIGDLDGYVETEKYGSFWHTGKDKLKTIEQRYPGRPMARLAAYTTLVETYLDELGP; from the coding sequence ATGGATAGGATTCGGAGAGCCTCGGTCTTGCTCGTGGCACTGGTTCTTGCGATGACGGTTGCGGTGGCACCGTCGCTCGCTTTGAGTGCGCCAGCCGGTGCCGACGCGTATGCCTACATCGAGCAGCTCGCGGTCATGTCGCGTGTGGCGGGTGCCGCAAGCGAGCTCGGGGCGGCGGGCATGATCGAAGGATGGTTCCAGGACGCCGGGTACTCGACCGGGATGCAGCCGTTCACCTACGTGCGCCACGGCAAGACACGCTACTCGCAGAATGTGGTCGCGTATCTGCCGGCGACCGATGGAGATCCGGATGCGCCGCTGGTGATCGTCGGGGCCCACTATGACTCGGCGGTCGCCGGCAACGGTGCCGACGACAACGGCTCAGGCGTCGGATGCATGGTCGAGATCGCCGAGGAGGTGGCCTCCTACGAACGGGACTACGACATCGTGTTCGTTGCGTTCGGCGCCGAGGAGGTCGGCCTCGAGGGTTCGTTCTACTACGTGAGCCAGATGTCTTCGGCCGACAGGGACCGGACGATCGCGATGATCAACTTCGACTCGCTGATCGTCGGAGACAAGCTCTACATTCACGCCGGGTTCAATAACAAGACCGGGCCGCGCGATGCGATGCTGGAGATCATCGACGACCTCGGGCTGCCGATCGAGGTGCAGCCGGGCCTGAACGAGCACTACCCGACAGGCCTGACGCCCGACTGGTTCAGCGACTACACCGCATTCAACCGGGCCGGCATCCCGATCGTGGCATTCGAATCGACGAACTGGGAGATCGGTGACCTGGACGGATATGTCGAGACGGAGAAGTACGGCTCGTTCTGGCACACCGGCAAGGACAAGCTGAAGACCATCGAGCAGCGCTACCCCGGGCGCCCCATGGCGCGGCTGGCCGCGTATACGACGCTCGTAGAGACCTATCTGGACGAGCTGGGCCCATAG